The Deinococcus sp. YIM 134068 genomic interval CAGTGAGCTGACCCTCCCTCTCCCCCAACAGCCCGGCCCAGTCCAGGGGGCTGAGCTGGGCGAGCAGGGCCACGGCGGACCCCACCAGCGTCTGCGGGTCGAGGTCGAGGTCGGCGAGGGCGGAGAGGGCCGCGAGCGTCTCGGCGTGGGCGGTGGCGCGGCGCAGGTCGTCCACCAGCCGCTGCCGGGTCTCGGCCTCCCGCTCGGCGGCGCGGCGGGCACGGCGCAGCTCCAGCTCGTCCACGGCGAGGGCGGCCAGGCCCATCAGGGCCTCACGCTCCACCGCCGTCACCTCGGCGCGCGGCGCGTGGTCGAGGACACACAGGGTCCCGATGTTGTACCCGTCGGGCGTGCGGAGCGGGGCACCCGCGTAGAAGCGGAACGCTCCCGGCCCACCCACGAGCGGGTGGTTGACGAACCGGGGGTCGCGCGCGAGGTCCAGCGAGACGAACACCCCGTCCTGCTCGATGGTCCGCGCGCAGAAGGAGAGCTGGCGGTCCATCTGCCGCAGGTCCACCCCGACGCAGGCCTTACTCCACGAGTGCTCCGTCGTGATGATGTTTACGAGCGCGACCGGCACCCGGAAGAACTGCGCGGCGAGCTGCGCCACCCGGTCGAAGGTGGCCTCCGGCAGCGTGTCGAGGATGGCGTACCGCGAGACGGCCTCCAGGCGGGCGAGTTCAGGGGTGGGAAGCGCCACGAGCATGTCGGGAATCAGGGTAGGCGGCGCTCTGCTCCAGAAGTCTTACAGGGGCGCGGCGGGGCAAAACACCACAGGTGTGTCTCAGGCGAACTCAGCTCAGCGCGGCCAGGCGGTCCTTGAGATCGTCCACGAATCCCTGCGCGTCCATGCGCGCGAGGCGGTGGTGGGCCTCCACGAGCAGGGCCGCCCCGTCCAGCCCCCCCACCGTGAGCTGGTGGCGCAGGGTATCCAGGTGGGCCGCCGTGAACTTGCGGTGGTAGAGCAACGACACGCGCTTGGCGGTGAAGGCGGCGGCCTCCGCCGGACCCAGGCCGCGCAGTTCCGCCGTCACGTCCACGCTGGGTTCCTCCGGGGCACCTGGGGCGACACGCTGGACGGTCGGGGCGGGCGTGTCCCCCGGCGCGCGGTCGCTCAGTGCCTTGCCCGCCTTGCCCGGCGCGGGTTCCGGGTATTGGTCGGGGTGCCGGATGAGGTGGACGAGGGCGTGGGCGGGCGTCTTGCGAATCTTGAGCAGGCCCGCACGCAGCAGCCGCTCGAACAGCTCGATGCGCGTCATCAGCACCGAAGCGGTGTACTGCCGGGTGAGCTGCCGCGCCATCCCGTCGGCGACCCCGTGGACGCGGAACCGGTGGAGCAGCGCCGGGCTGATCGGCGTGAATTCGGGCGAGAACTCGTAGCGCAGCCGCTGTTTCTTGCCGCGCCCGTCCAGGGTCACGTTGCGGAGGTAGCCCCGGCGCAGCAGCTCCTCGTGCGGCCCCTCCAGCGCGCGGCGCACCACATCCGGGCGACCGTTGGGGAGCTTGCACTGGTCGGCCCACTCGATGAGGCCCACCTCGTACTCGTCGATCACCTCGTCGGGCCGCTCGGGGTGGTAGCGCATGGCGTCGAGCAGCCGGAAGATGATCCGCGTGCGGGGCCGGGAGAGCGACTGCATGAACTCGATGTTCAGCGGCTTGGTGTACCCGCTCCGCAGGGACGCGACCAGCGGCTCGGCGAGGCGCAGCC includes:
- a CDS encoding replication initiator protein A; protein product: MNDPKLARFDDLNWGRLNLVSAQDSVEGQHSWRVTFTQGDRVVRVGCRALPELGIPHGIDNDVSSALIDHYMSSGLPEDGEMTLAVTDLLRLAGFHRNGRYRTMLAESLDRLHTTSYEISGGWRDHPNRRWTTAKFHFIELLEYTHHGESGRFDDRSMLRLRLAEPLVASLRSGYTKPLNIEFMQSLSRPRTRIIFRLLDAMRYHPERPDEVIDEYEVGLIEWADQCKLPNGRPDVVRRALEGPHEELLRRGYLRNVTLDGRGKKQRLRYEFSPEFTPISPALLHRFRVHGVADGMARQLTRQYTASVLMTRIELFERLLRAGLLKIRKTPAHALVHLIRHPDQYPEPAPGKAGKALSDRAPGDTPAPTVQRVAPGAPEEPSVDVTAELRGLGPAEAAAFTAKRVSLLYHRKFTAAHLDTLRHQLTVGGLDGAALLVEAHHRLARMDAQGFVDDLKDRLAALS